In Sphaeramia orbicularis chromosome 3, fSphaOr1.1, whole genome shotgun sequence, a genomic segment contains:
- the bdnf gene encoding neurotrophic factor BDNF precursor form isoform X2: MFHQVRRVMTILFLTMVISYFSCMRAAPLRDAPGMRGHRTEGYLGAAATAARGHGTPQSGGGPGQRGELPSLTDTFEQVIEELLEVEGEAAQLGQGADKSQGGGGPSSVVTTETKDVDLYDSRVMISNQVPLEPPLLFLLEEYKNYLDAANMSMRVRRHSDPSRRGELSVCDSISQWVTAVDKKTAIDMSGQTVTVMEKVPVPNGQLKQYFYETKCNPMGYTKEGCRGIDKRHYNSQCRTTQSYVRALTMDSKKKIGWRFIRIDTSCVCTLTIKRGR; the protein is encoded by the exons ATG TTCCACCAGGTTAGAAGAGTGATGACCATCCTGTTCCTTACTATGGTTATTTCGTACTTCAGTTGCATGAGAGCTGCGCCCCTGAGAGACGCCCCGGGTATGCGGGGCCATCGGACGGAAGGCTATTTGGGCGCTGCTGCGACGGCCGCACGAGGCCATGGGACTCCACAGAGTGGTGGTGGGCCAGGCCAGCGCGGGGAACTGCCCTCACTTACAGACACGTTTGAGCAGGTGATAGAGGAGCTGCTGGAGGTGGAAGGAGAGGCGGCACAGCTAGGACAGGGGGCTGATAAGAGCCAGGGAGGTGGGGGCCCATCCTCGGTGGTCACCACAGAGACCAAGGATGTCGACCTGTACGACTCACGGGTGATGATCAGCAACCAAGTGCCTTTGGAGCCGCCGTTGCTCTTTCTTCTGGAGGAATACAAAAACTATCTGGATGCCGCTAATATGTCCATGAGGGTGCGGCGACACTCCGATCCCTCGCGGCGTGGAGAGCTCAGTGTGTGTGACAGTATTAGCCAGTGGGTGACAGCTGTGGATAAAAAGACGGCAATAGACATGTCTGGGCAGACAGTTACCGTCATGGAAAAGGTCCCTGTCCCCAATGGCCAACTGAAGCAATACTTTTATGAGACCAAATGCAACCCCATGGGGTACACAAAGGAGGGCTGCAGAGGAATAGACAAGCGGCATTATAATTCCCAATGCAGGACAACCCAGTCCTACGTGCGAGCGCTTACCATGGATAGCAAAAAGAAGATTGGCTGGCGGTTTATAAGGATAGACACTTCATGTGTATGCACATTGACCATTAAAAGAGGGAGATAG
- the bdnf gene encoding neurotrophic factor BDNF precursor form isoform X3: protein MTILFLTMVISYFSCMRAAPLRDAPGMRGHRTEGYLGAAATAARGHGTPQSGGGPGQRGELPSLTDTFEQVIEELLEVEGEAAQLGQGADKSQGGGGPSSVVTTETKDVDLYDSRVMISNQVPLEPPLLFLLEEYKNYLDAANMSMRVRRHSDPSRRGELSVCDSISQWVTAVDKKTAIDMSGQTVTVMEKVPVPNGQLKQYFYETKCNPMGYTKEGCRGIDKRHYNSQCRTTQSYVRALTMDSKKKIGWRFIRIDTSCVCTLTIKRGR, encoded by the coding sequence ATGACCATCCTGTTCCTTACTATGGTTATTTCGTACTTCAGTTGCATGAGAGCTGCGCCCCTGAGAGACGCCCCGGGTATGCGGGGCCATCGGACGGAAGGCTATTTGGGCGCTGCTGCGACGGCCGCACGAGGCCATGGGACTCCACAGAGTGGTGGTGGGCCAGGCCAGCGCGGGGAACTGCCCTCACTTACAGACACGTTTGAGCAGGTGATAGAGGAGCTGCTGGAGGTGGAAGGAGAGGCGGCACAGCTAGGACAGGGGGCTGATAAGAGCCAGGGAGGTGGGGGCCCATCCTCGGTGGTCACCACAGAGACCAAGGATGTCGACCTGTACGACTCACGGGTGATGATCAGCAACCAAGTGCCTTTGGAGCCGCCGTTGCTCTTTCTTCTGGAGGAATACAAAAACTATCTGGATGCCGCTAATATGTCCATGAGGGTGCGGCGACACTCCGATCCCTCGCGGCGTGGAGAGCTCAGTGTGTGTGACAGTATTAGCCAGTGGGTGACAGCTGTGGATAAAAAGACGGCAATAGACATGTCTGGGCAGACAGTTACCGTCATGGAAAAGGTCCCTGTCCCCAATGGCCAACTGAAGCAATACTTTTATGAGACCAAATGCAACCCCATGGGGTACACAAAGGAGGGCTGCAGAGGAATAGACAAGCGGCATTATAATTCCCAATGCAGGACAACCCAGTCCTACGTGCGAGCGCTTACCATGGATAGCAAAAAGAAGATTGGCTGGCGGTTTATAAGGATAGACACTTCATGTGTATGCACATTGACCATTAAAAGAGGGAGATAG
- the bdnf gene encoding neurotrophic factor BDNF precursor form isoform X1, with the protein MTCEHLCRHVLHIYAALKFHQVRRVMTILFLTMVISYFSCMRAAPLRDAPGMRGHRTEGYLGAAATAARGHGTPQSGGGPGQRGELPSLTDTFEQVIEELLEVEGEAAQLGQGADKSQGGGGPSSVVTTETKDVDLYDSRVMISNQVPLEPPLLFLLEEYKNYLDAANMSMRVRRHSDPSRRGELSVCDSISQWVTAVDKKTAIDMSGQTVTVMEKVPVPNGQLKQYFYETKCNPMGYTKEGCRGIDKRHYNSQCRTTQSYVRALTMDSKKKIGWRFIRIDTSCVCTLTIKRGR; encoded by the exons ATGACATGTGAACATCTTTGTCGGCATGTGTTACATATATACGCTGCACTGAAG TTCCACCAGGTTAGAAGAGTGATGACCATCCTGTTCCTTACTATGGTTATTTCGTACTTCAGTTGCATGAGAGCTGCGCCCCTGAGAGACGCCCCGGGTATGCGGGGCCATCGGACGGAAGGCTATTTGGGCGCTGCTGCGACGGCCGCACGAGGCCATGGGACTCCACAGAGTGGTGGTGGGCCAGGCCAGCGCGGGGAACTGCCCTCACTTACAGACACGTTTGAGCAGGTGATAGAGGAGCTGCTGGAGGTGGAAGGAGAGGCGGCACAGCTAGGACAGGGGGCTGATAAGAGCCAGGGAGGTGGGGGCCCATCCTCGGTGGTCACCACAGAGACCAAGGATGTCGACCTGTACGACTCACGGGTGATGATCAGCAACCAAGTGCCTTTGGAGCCGCCGTTGCTCTTTCTTCTGGAGGAATACAAAAACTATCTGGATGCCGCTAATATGTCCATGAGGGTGCGGCGACACTCCGATCCCTCGCGGCGTGGAGAGCTCAGTGTGTGTGACAGTATTAGCCAGTGGGTGACAGCTGTGGATAAAAAGACGGCAATAGACATGTCTGGGCAGACAGTTACCGTCATGGAAAAGGTCCCTGTCCCCAATGGCCAACTGAAGCAATACTTTTATGAGACCAAATGCAACCCCATGGGGTACACAAAGGAGGGCTGCAGAGGAATAGACAAGCGGCATTATAATTCCCAATGCAGGACAACCCAGTCCTACGTGCGAGCGCTTACCATGGATAGCAAAAAGAAGATTGGCTGGCGGTTTATAAGGATAGACACTTCATGTGTATGCACATTGACCATTAAAAGAGGGAGATAG
- the lin7c gene encoding protein lin-7 homolog C, with amino-acid sequence MASLGEPVRLERDINRAIELLDKLQRTGEVPPQKLQALQRVLQSEFCNAVREVYEHVYETVDINSSPEVRANATAKATVAAFAASEGHSHPRVVELPKTEEGLGFNIMGGKEQNSPIYISRIIPGGIADRHGGLKRGDQLLSVNGVSVEGEHHEKAVELLKAAQGTVKLVVRYTPKVLEEMESRFEKMRSAKRRQQNNYPQ; translated from the exons ATGGCATCGCTTGGGGAGCCTGTGCGGTTGGAAAGAG ATATTAACCGTGCTATTGAATTGCTTGATAAGCTCCAGAGAACAGGGGAAGTTCCTCCTCAAAAGCTGCAAGCGCTGCAGAGGGTCTTACAGAGTGAATTCTGTAATGCTGTCCGAGAG GTTTATGAGCATGTGTATGAAACGGTTGACATCAACAGCAGTCCTGAGGTCAGAGCCAATGCCACAGCTAAG GCTACTGTGGCAGCTTTTGCAGCAAGTGAAGGACACTCGCATCCACGTGTTGTAGAACTACCCAAGACAGAGGAAGGCCTGGGTTTCAATATAATGGGTGGAAAGGAGCAAAATTCACCTATTTACATCTCAAGGATCATCCCAGGTGGCATTGCTGACCGACATGGAGGCCTGAAGAGAGGCGACCAGCTTCTTTCAGTTAATGGAGTG AGTGTGGAAGGCGAGCACCATGAGAAAGCTGTGGAACTCCTCAAAGCAGCTCAGGGCACAGTTAAGCTGGTCGTAAGGTACACCCCCAAAGTCCTAGAGGAAATGGAGTCACGCTTTGAGAAAATGAGGTCGGCGAAGCGCCGACAACAGAACAACTATCCCCAATAG